In Schistocerca serialis cubense isolate TAMUIC-IGC-003099 chromosome 3, iqSchSeri2.2, whole genome shotgun sequence, the following proteins share a genomic window:
- the LOC126470872 gene encoding piggyBac transposable element-derived protein 3-like, protein MSHLQIMNAVTMITTIAIFKTVIHLPTMSSVIKYITNDLFSSMADMTNLYALQSGTISNFKQTTPAELQILFGLHILMGTLKFPRVRMYWDTTLKMELLLDSMPRNRFFQLRTNLHLVNSMAIPANNKYKFYKVRPIYTAIRNRRLELSMEEELAVDETMIPLTGKLSVKKYVKGKPSPWGIKIYMFRGDSGEAYDFILYQGASTEFQISLLKEFGQGVYFDNFFSSYKLFQALKQEKICAAGTVRLNRFANPPLIPDKEAMKKERGFTEEICSADDITLVKWVDNKTVVLGSNFIGKGEIDKVERWDKKESKYVTIDRPEIVKCYNHGMSGVDLFDQLMSYYRIFIKSKKWTLRAIFHAVDFAVEQSWLEYRKNASAIGLPTKKIMDLLHFCMKLADVLVLSGMDTSNRKRGRPSATPPDTSVQRRRGETRPPEEVQYDGTTLASS, encoded by the exons ATGAGTCACCTGCAAATAATGAATGCAGTGACAATGATAACAACAATAGCGATATTCAAGACAGTGATCCACTTACCAACAATGAGCTCAGTGAT CAAGTACATTACCAATGATCTGTTCAGTAGTATGGCTGATATGACAAACCTATATGCCTTGCAGAGTGGAACAATTAGCAATTTCAAACAAACTACACCAGCGGAACTCCAAATCTTGTTTGGGCTTCATATACTTATGGGAACTCTAAAATTTCCTAGAGTCCGAATGTATTGGGACACAACATTGAAAATGGAATTATTATTGGACAGTATGCCCAGAAATAGATTCTTCCAACTCAGAACAAATTTACATCTTGTTAACAGCATGGCTATACCAGCAAACAATAAATACAAGTTCTATAAAGTTCGGCCTATATATACTGCCATCCGTAACAGACGTCTGGAGTTATCTATGGAGGAAGAGCTCGCTGTTGATGAGACAATGATCCCACTCACAGGGAAGCTGTCAGTAAAAAAGTATGTGAAGGGAAAGCCTTCTCCGTGGGGTATCAAAATCTACATGTTTCGTGGTGACAGTGGAGAAGCCTATGATTTTATTCTTTATCAGGGAGCATCGACTGAATTTCAGAtatctttgttgaaggaatttggCCAAG gagtgtattttgacaatttcttttcttcatacaAGCTTTTCCAAGcgttgaaacaagaaaaaatttgtgCTGCTGGAACTGTCAGACTTAATCGTTTTGCAAATCCTCCTCTAATACCAGATAAGGAGGCAATGAAAAAAGAAAGAGGATTTACAGAAGAAATTTGTAGCGCAGATGACATAACACTAGTAAAATGGGTTGACAACAAAACAGTTGTTCTAGGCTCTAATTTTATTGGAAAAGGAGAAATTGACAAAGTTGAACGCTGGGACAAAAAAGAAAGTAAGTATGTTACTATCGATCGGCCAGAGATTGTAAAATGCTACAACCATGGCATGAGCGGAGTTGATCTTTTTGATCAATTGATGTCATACTACAGAATTTTTATAAAGTCAAAGAAATGGACACTCAGAGCTATTTTCCATGCTGTAGATTTTGCTGTGGAACAGAGCTGGCTCGAATACAGGAAAAATGCCAGTGCAATTGGTCTGCCAACGAAGAAAATAATGGATCTCCTACACTTCTGTATGAAGCTGGCTGATGTTCTAGTGTTAAGTGGGATGGATACCTCGAATAGAAAACGAGGCCGACCATCTGCCACACCTCCAGATACATCTGTTCAAAGACGACGAGGAGAAACTAGGCCTCCTGAAGAGGttcagtatgatggaacaacacttGCCTCTTCATGA